GTAAGAAATAATTGGAACTTTTAACAATATATTTTATTTGGGATAACAACAATTATCCCCTCAAACAAAAGACTAAACGTCTTTTTCTTATTTAGTTATTTTTATTTTACCGATTTTATAACTTTATGCAACACCAAAAGAGAAATATTTTTAAAATATTTCTTTATTATTTTTGTTTATTAAGTAAATTCCTAATTATATCTTGGATTTGAGTTTTCTTATATCGTAAAACTGGAAGTTCAATATTTCGTTCATAAGATTTATGATAATCTTTTTTTCCAATGCTGATATCATTTTCAAATATTTTGCCGATAATATTTAATTTCTTGCTCATGATAAGCAATAATATTATCTTTTAATACTTTTAATGGATCCAACCCATTGGTTTGGGCCATTGCCAAATCTAAAATAACATTAAAAGATTCATATTTATAAATTTTTGCTCCATAACCCATATATGCTTTAATAGAATGCGAAATCATTGCTTCTGAACAAGAACCAATATAACCCTGGTGTTGATAGCTCTCAATCCCTTTTTGATGATTCTTTAAATAACGAATTAACTTATTATAATGCTCTAAATCAATTTTAAATTCTTCTGTATATTTTGTAATATTTTTAAAATCATTTAAAAAAGTAATTATTTTATTTACATTACCCTTGATAATTTCTGTTTTAATTTCGGTTATTATTTTATCAAATAAACTTCTATATGCCGGGTTTAAATGACGTTTTTATTAAATGCTTTGTGAATATACTGTGATAAATGAAAATAATCTAAAACATAATTGGATTTTAATTCTTGCGCAGTAATTTTAATTCAACCTGCACCATCACCACATAAAAATAATTCTTTTTCTTTATACGATATCCCATAAAATTTCAACAATTGGTTAGTAATTTCATGCACAAATTTCTTCGTATTTATTTTAGCTCCCTTTGGAACTGATCAATAAAATTGTCGTTTATTCAATAATCGACCATTATGATCTTTACCAGTATGAAAGGTTACTAAACGATAACGACACTCATTAGATTTATTTTTAACTAATAAATCTTCTCAGGTATCATCGGTTAAAATATAAATATATTCATATTTACTACTATCTGGTACTTCGTATTGTAACTTAAATGATTCATTAATTAATTCTTTAATATTATATTTTTAATAATATTGGAAATTGTTCGTTCTGAAATATCCATATTTGGGAAAACTGCTAAAATATTTTTATATGTTTGTTTAGAGGTAATATGGTCTAAAATGGCAATAATAAAATCTAATGATAATCGTTGTCATTTGTCTAATTGAATGTAATCGTCTAACAAATATTTGTAATGTCAACGGCCATCTGCACCAATATATTTATACTTTGTCCGGCGAAATGTAACAGGTCCTTCTTGTGTTAAAATCGTGCGCGGTACTAATGTATTACGAATATAACCATTTTTTAAACGCCACTTCTCATTACTAATCTGGTAATCCAATTCTTCTAATTGTTGTTTAATACTTTGTAATAACAGTTGATTATGCTTTTTCTTTTCATCTGTTACATACTTAACCATATTAAAATTAAGTAAATTAATACCTTCTTTATTGTTGCCCATTTTAATACTGCCCCTCAATTTATTTTTGTTAAATTAATAATTGTTGATACAGTGAATTTTAAATCTATGCTATAATTATAACATAAAAATATCGCCTTTTTAATAGAAAGATTTAGACTTGAAATGAAGCACCTATACTTTAATGATGAATTATATGATTTATTTAATTCAGAAGCTACTGTTTTAAAGCTTCCAGCACGAGTATTTAACATTTTTCACAAAAAGTTTGCCAGAATATCTTTTTTATATTCGCAATATGCTGAAGTTAGACATATTATTCAATCAATTTATATTTTTACTGAAAGTGTATAATGTAGACAATAAAACTATGACAGAATTTATGGAGATATTAAAAAATATAACTTAAAAATATTCACATACAAAGAAATCCTTGAAATTTATAATTATGAATATGTTAATAATAAATGATTTCTTTTTAAAAGCAAAGAAGATACACAATATTTTGACCCATATAAAAATTGACGCCAATTACTTTTAACTGTTGATGCCCAATTAAAACTGCAGCGTCACAAAAAGAATTAAGTAAATTTACTTAATTCTTTTTTTTTCGAATTATCAACCATATCATCCCAATGCTAACCACTATTAATGGACATAAAATTACAGGTAACAATCATGATAAATATTTTTTACTATGTGGGCTTTCTGGATTAGCATCCGGATTAGGTGGTAATGGTGGTGTTGGTGGAACTGGTTTACTTTCTGGGTCATTAATTAATTGATGATATGAATACCCTGTTGTTTTATCACTAGCATTATCAGCATAAATAATTAAAGTTAATGTTTTAATCCCACTAATATTATTTAAAAAGTTATTTAGTAAAACATCATTCAAATCACCAGGAGTATTATGATGGGTAACAGGATCTGCCCTTGGAATTTTATTGCCCGAAACACCATAATCTTGATTTAAAATAATATCATTGTAACCATATATTTTCATATAATTATCAACATCTTGGTAAATTCAGTTTCGTAATTCTTCAGCAGTAAAACTATTAAAATTATATTTATATTGATTGAATTTAATTTTACTTAAATCCCTTACTGTCACAGGATCATAAGAAACTGAATTTCTAACTTGAACACTAGCTGTTCCAATTAACAATGTTGAAGTGGGGCTTGCCTTTACCCTTAATTCTAAATATTGTGGTGTTGTTTTGTTTTGTAATAAAACCTTTAATCCCCTTTTATCAACAGTAATATCTTTGCCATCAAGGGAATAAACATTGTAATCAGAATTTAACTTTACTTTCGGTCCTTTCAACATCATATATTTATTTACCGCTTCGATTATATTATTTGCAATAACGTTTATTTCTGTCTCGTTCATTTTAATGATGGGTAGATTCCCGGTGATATCAACATAATTTGCCGGATTGGGATCAGGGGGAATCCGTTGGGCAATAACATCCGAGGTATATTCTTTTCAATAACTCATTACTTGCTCATAACTTAATTGACCAATATCAGTCGAATTTAAATTTTTTCATTTAGCTAAATAGTTTTTCAAATGTACCCCATGAATTGTTGTTCAAAAATCAACAGCAATATTAGAATTATTTAACACATCTAAAAACCGCGGATATTTTTCCGAATAATCTGCTCCAATAATCATAAATTTTTGCGCTGTTGATTGATCGGATAAATTTTCAACATAATGTCAAATTCCACTATCACTTCAATATTGATTTTCGCCATCAGATTTTATTCGTTGGTTTTTTTGTCTTGCCGTTGGATTGGAAAAAGGTAGTAAATTAGGATCAACTTCCTTGCGATAAACTGTTGTAATATTTGGGCTGCTAAAAGTTTGGTTAACACCCTTTCCGGCGACTGCTCCTTCGGCAATGAATCCTAAATCATAATCCTGTGGATTTATATTGGGATTAATCACTTCGCCAAATTGGTTTAATGGATCTAAGGTAAACGGCACTGATGATTTATTTTTAACTCAAATAATTTGGGTTTTAGTTCCTGTGTCTGAATTAATTTCCTTATCATATTTTGGATTGGGTTTTCCATCTGCTAAATTTGGTGTAATTAAAATATTTTGTCCTGGATTTTTAGTAGGATCTCATGCATATCATTTTAATTTTAAATCAGGAATTAAAGTTTCAATAATAATCTTAACTTGATATTGTGCTTTGTATTGCCCATCATCATGATAAACAATAACATCATATGTATTAATCGTTTCCCCGGCAATTCTATTATCGAGTAATGTTGCAATAAACTTATTGTCTAAAACATCGACTTTTACCCCATTGATTTCTAATCATTCACTATTATTTAAAGCACCATCAAATTCCAACGACACTGTCGTATGATATCTTAATGTTCCCCCAAAATTTTTATTGGGGTCAGAAGGCATTAATACATCAGGAACATCTAGGACCATTCCTTTTGTTGAATCTTGGGGATTAACAATTTGCCCAGGCATAATATGCAATCTTTCATTTAGTAATTTTGCCCAATAACTTGTAGACAATGTGATTTTAATTGGTGTCGTAAATGTTCAAACTTCTTGATGTTGCGAAGTTGGATTAATAAATTTTATAACTATTGCTGCTTGTCTTGTTGAATTATTGAAGGAATACGGTTGAATATACTGTTTTCAAGCATAATATTCATCGCCTAAAACATTGTTGATAATTGTATTTATCTTTGTTGTTAAATCATTACCTTTTTTTGTTGGATCTGTAATATTTCTTTTATCATCAATTGCTCCCGAATAATCTGAAACTAAATTAATAGTATTTGACAAAGCATTATTCAAATTATTTTTAATTGTATCTAAATTTCATGATGAATGAATAATTCCTCCAGATAACTTAATATATGCCTCTGTTCAAACCGAACCACTACCATATTGATATCCTTTTGTTCATAAATAAAACATTAGTTTAATTGTATTACCATTAATTATTGCATCATAATATGCTCCTGCTTGAACATAACTACCTCAATAAAAATTATGGCTTGTATAAGCAAGACAATATGAAGAACCACTTGCTCTTAAAGTGGCATTACTATGTCAACTTGAACGTTGTTCAATATTAGCAACTGTAATATAAGTATAACCAAAAGTATTCTTAGAAGCGCTTTTCCCATCTACATACCCTGATGTGTATAAGGTAATTCTTTTATAGTATTGTTTAAATTGTGTTCAAGAATTAGCATAATTTGTCCATATTATTGAAGTATATCCAAGATAAGTTTCTTTTACGGAATGGTCTAAGTTTCCTGATTGACTGTTTTTGTTTTCATCAGTATTAGTAATTTTAATGTCAGGATGAAATGGAGTTCCTCGTAAACTACTATACATTGTAATTAATTGTTTTGTACTTAATGGTAATAATGGTGTTGTTATTAACATACTTAAAGTTAATATTGATAATAAAATTTTCAAAATATTATTCCCCCTTTGCTTTCATATCATAACTATTAACATTATGAATTTCATTTTGTAATTGTCTAAAATTATTCATGGCGTTTTGCATTGCTAAACCAAATTGCTGTGATAATTCATAAGTTAGTTTTGATAATGAATTATATTTTCAATCAAAAGGTTTATTTATTCCTTCATATAAACCTGGCGGATATTTTGGTTTTTTTGCATGTTTTGGTTTAAAGTACAAAGTATTTAAAAAAGCATTAGCTAATCTTCGATACAATCCATCTCCATAAATTTCTTTTCAATATCATTTATTTGCTTTATCAACTGCTGTTTTATTATTTTCATTGTCTTTAATAAGTTGATCACGATGAGTTTGTAGACGAATCAAATAGTCATCAACCTGAAATTTTAAATCATCATTGTTTTGAATTGCATAGTCAACAATATTACGAAGTTGTAATTGTTTTTCTGGTGCTGTTTGATATAATTCTGCATATTTAAAATGCTTGCCATTTTTATGCACTGGAGCATCTGTTAAATAAGTTTTAATTAAAGTAGTTAATTCATCTGAATTATTTTTAATGTCATTATGAACTTGCATCCGAAATTTTGGAGTTATTTCATCTCGTTTTGTTCGTAACTCTTTAAAAAACTCACGTCTATTCTCAACATATTGCTGAGTTTGAAAACGAAAATACTCATTAGCTTCTTCAGCAATTTTGCCCAATTCACGATATTTAAATTCACTTTTTCCTTTTACTAATGATTTTGGCTCTTTTTCCATAAAACCAATATGAGCATGAATATTTTCAGTATTATCATGAACAACAAATCAATAATCTAAGTTGTTAGTATCTAGTCCGGCCTTACGAAAATACTTTTTAATATTAGAATCAATTACTTCAGCAATTTGTTCACGATTATGCAAATTGTATTCTTTTTCAAAATCGTTTGAAAAACTTAATACACAATCCCAGAGTAACTGATTTTCTTCTAAGTTTTTAATTTTACTACTCATTTCGTTTGCTTCTGTGGATGTTAATTTATTGCCGTTAGCATAAATTCCAGTGTCTTTTTTATCAGCATTTTTTGTAATTTCATTTATTTGTTTACTATAGTCTTTTAGTGAATCGGTAGTTTTTAAATCTTTTAATTTATCATTATTTAAACAACACTTGCATAATGCTTCTGGTCTAGTAATATATTTTCAATAGTCCCCACTTTTATAATATTTTCGCTTTGATTGAAATTTCTCACTGTTTTTTGAAAACCGAATTATTTTTCAAATAACCGGGACTGCTTGATCGGTATGTTCATAACCACTATGTTTATCCAAGTTCATATTCCACTTCCTCATAATATAAATCTTTCAACAATTCAAAGTTTTTGCTTTGACAAATTTCATCGGCATCTTTGTATTGACTATTATTTTCAATTGTTTTTACTGTTAATCCTGTATTTATTAATAAGTTACTAATTTTTTCACTAGCTAATTTTCCGGGATTGTCATTATCGAGAAAAATATTAACTTTATCAAAACGCTGCGATAATAATGAAATTTGATGTTTTGATAAATTAGTCCCCATTAAAGCGACCGCTGGAATTTGTTTTTGAAATAATGATATTACATCCATATATCCTTCCACTAAGGTAATTTCTTTGTGTTCTTTTGTTATTTTATTTAAATTAAACAAAATATTACTTTTAGTAAATACTGGTGTTTCAGCAGTGTTTAGATATTTGATTGAACTTTCATTTGTCATATCACGACCAGAAAAACCAACTACTTGGTGATTTGCA
This genomic window from Spiroplasma sp. SV19 contains:
- a CDS encoding UPF0236 family transposase-like protein, translated to MGNNKEGINLLNFNMVKYVTDEKKKHNQLLLQSIKQQLEELDYQISNEKWRLKNGYIRNTLVPRTILTQEGPVTFRRTKYKYIGADGRWHYKYLLDDYIQLDKWQRLSLDFIIAILDHITSKQTYKNILAVFPNMDISERTISNIIKNIILKN
- a CDS encoding UPF0236 family transposase-like protein, encoding MNKRQFYWSVPKGAKINTKKFVHEITNQLLKFYGISYKEKELFLCGDGAGWIKITAQELKSNYVLDYFHLSQYIHKAFNKNVI
- a CDS encoding Mbov_0399 family ICE element protein; the encoded protein is MKILLSILTLSMLITTPLLPLSTKQLITMYSSLRGTPFHPDIKITNTDENKNSQSGNLDHSVKETYLGYTSIIWTNYANSWTQFKQYYKRITLYTSGYVDGKSASKNTFGYTYITVANIEQRSSWHSNATLRASGSSYCLAYTSHNFYWGSYVQAGAYYDAIINGNTIKLMFYLWTKGYQYGSGSVWTEAYIKLSGGIIHSSWNLDTIKNNLNNALSNTINLVSDYSGAIDDKRNITDPTKKGNDLTTKINTIINNVLGDEYYAWKQYIQPYSFNNSTRQAAIVIKFINPTSQHQEVWTFTTPIKITLSTSYWAKLLNERLHIMPGQIVNPQDSTKGMVLDVPDVLMPSDPNKNFGGTLRYHTTVSLEFDGALNNSEWLEINGVKVDVLDNKFIATLLDNRIAGETINTYDVIVYHDDGQYKAQYQVKIIIETLIPDLKLKWYAWDPTKNPGQNILITPNLADGKPNPKYDKEINSDTGTKTQIIWVKNKSSVPFTLDPLNQFGEVINPNINPQDYDLGFIAEGAVAGKGVNQTFSSPNITTVYRKEVDPNLLPFSNPTARQKNQRIKSDGENQYWSDSGIWHYVENLSDQSTAQKFMIIGADYSEKYPRFLDVLNNSNIAVDFWTTIHGVHLKNYLAKWKNLNSTDIGQLSYEQVMSYWKEYTSDVIAQRIPPDPNPANYVDITGNLPIIKMNETEINVIANNIIEAVNKYMMLKGPKVKLNSDYNVYSLDGKDITVDKRGLKVLLQNKTTPQYLELRVKASPTSTLLIGTASVQVRNSVSYDPVTVRDLSKIKFNQYKYNFNSFTAEELRNWIYQDVDNYMKIYGYNDIILNQDYGVSGNKIPRADPVTHHNTPGDLNDVLLNNFLNNISGIKTLTLIIYADNASDKTTGYSYHQLINDPESKPVPPTPPLPPNPDANPESPHSKKYLSWLLPVILCPLIVVSIGMIWLIIRKKKN